TTTTATTGCTTGCCTTATGGTTCTATATTACTAAACTGATATCCTGGTATTTCAAGGACTAAAAACTCCACTTGGGTGGACCATCTACTAGCTGCCTAAGTTTAGAGAAAAATATACTAGGGAAACAACTTCTGACTAAATTGATGAATAAAACATTTCCAGCAAGAATTTTATCCTTTATAATCCATGCATTGACAGATAAATTATAAATACAAAAAGGAACCAAAGAAATAGGAAAGAAGTAGATCAACAAGCCATACCATTAAGCAAGATGAAATGTCATTGCACTGCTTGGTGGCCGAATGCAAGGTATGAATAGCTTCTTCAAGAAATTTACAAACACCATAGTGCAGCTTCGCCAAGAGTCCTCCAGTATTCCCTTTTTGCTCTGCCTTCCTCACACTCACAGCCTAAATTTTTTGGAATTGTCCAACATCACGTATAACAAAAAACAGAACGTATTGATGCTCATATTCTAATGAACGAAATATAGATATTATCATTGTAGGAAAGCTTGAGCAGAAAATTAAAACAAGATAAACGATTAAGACCAACCTGTGCCTCAGCTAAGCAAACAAGGGTCACTGCAGTACAAACACTGATTACAGATTCTGGTGGCCTTTCTTGTGCCAATGCAGGCTGTAAACAGGGAAGGACATCCTGAGCTATATGATGGTAAACTCCTGCAGCTTTTCTGAGAAAGGAGGCTGATTGAACTAAATCTGCACGACGTAAGGGAGGAGTAAATAATATATTTACATGATATATGGATCTCACATGGTGTGCTACAACTTCTCACATAACGGACAGATATTTCTCACATGCCTGTTGACAGAACTTCAAGAGCTCGATCTCGAAACAATGCACCAAGAACGAAAAGTGTCATTGCAAGTTCAGAATGAAAATTATCCATCTGATAAAATTTTGGACCGTTAAGTTGAAAAAAGGATGATGAAGTGAGAGCACTGCTCCACCTAATCTTTAGGTCAGAAATCCATCGAACCATCTTGGGGTTGTCACCAACTAAATTTACATGGTGCATCAAGTTTCCCAAAAGTGGCAAATACTGTTCCACCTTCTGTATATTCTGCATTTGAAccaaaaatgaatatgagaaACTTTCACATGTTATTCATTGCTCTGAAAGGTTAAATATCTGCTGGTGTGTATTGAAGGCCATCCAACCCCTTTTGTCCAGTTAATTAGTGACACAGAATGTTATTATCACCACGTTACTGCATTAGTAAGCAATATATTATACAGAGAGTATACCATGTCAAGGACGCAAATACGGATGTAAAGAGTCTTATTGAAACTAGATTTTCATGGATTTTTAATAGCACATGAAACAAGATGACTAGTCACCTGTTCACATCGAGAAGTCAACCCCCCAGACATTTCCCTGGCAATAGCCTCTGTCACAAAGCTATTTTGATTGATAGATTCAATAGCTCTCCTTCTGGAGCTCAACTCTTTTAATTGCTCCAATGTGCCAGGATCAGCCGCCGGGAATGCGTCTTCAAACAGAACCTGTCAACATTAGCACAGAAAAACTAATTGAAAATCAAAACGCTGAGTCAATAAGAACTTTACAGCTATAGACTAAAGAGAACACATCTTTTTCTAGATTTTCGCCAATGGAACATTCTTAGAAGTCCAATTCATGATTCAAGTGTAAGGAAGTTAACATCAAACAAGTTCACTATAACATATCAATttgagtttaagttatatacatttgTCTGTGTTTAAACTATCGAGTCACCCAAATGATATCTACAGGTAAGTCTCCTTAAAATGTGAGATctgtaatttttaaaataagacTGGTTACATGATACAATAAATAGAGGTGACCTGatagtgtaaaattccttacacTAACAGTATGTATAACTTAAACCCTATCAGTTTACGCAATGCTTAAGGTGGAATTGTTGTATCTACCTCCGATACCAGTGTACCCTGTGTTTAAAGAGCTCAAGAAAATACTCAAAGAAAAACTTTCAAGAGTACAAATTTCAACTTTTGACAGAAGGTTTACATATCAAAAATCACTGAGGAGAAGAGAAAATGCCTATATCTAGTCAAGCACATACttaacaacacacacacacacaaaaaaaaaaaaattagttggcAAATTACCCCAAAATCTCTTTAGCAAATGCCCACGCGGGTCTAAGAATGAACTTCTTCCTATATGACTAACTACCATCACATTTTTGTCGTTATGCTATTGCCTGATCGTTTTGTGAAATTGTAGCTCAAACATGTATATTTACTAATTTCATACAATCTGCTAATATAACCCGATTGCAAAATACTTAATGATATTTGCAAGTTTGTCTTGTTTTGTCTATATATGTAAGAACAAAGAGGCGGTACCTGGGGAGATTTCTGCTTTGAAAGACCTTGAAAATTTATCATCATATCTTGATTCTCTCTCCTATAATTTACCGAAACCCAGTTCAATTCATGTCACTAATCCAATAGATTGCCAAGATTCTTGGGTTTTACTTCTTGAACTCAGACAATGAATTACAGCGGAAATCACACCGAAAAATGGACTATTGATTAGATATTTCAAAAGAAACTTCTGGTATTTGTGTGTAAAAAAAACTTGAGTGAAGAAACGTTGATAAATAATAGCATTGACCATAGAAGAGAGTCCACAAAATTGGAGGGTCGCTTTCAATTAAACTTCTACTCGTTTTTCCCGTTACCTTCTCTGCTAAGAATACCAATAAATTTGCGGGTGACCCGTGTGGGTTCCCGCCTGTCCAAGCCGTTCAGTTAgaggttaaaatattttttaactaATAAAATCTAGTCCATTGATTTTTTAGCAAGACACATGTCGTAAACCTATGGCTATATTGAAGGATAACGTTTTATTAGCTCTTCTTGTTAGATTAGATGGAGTTCTTTATTAGGATATATATTACTTTTCTTGATTGTATTGTTGAAAAGATAAGTAATGGGTTTAATCTTGACAATCGGCATTTCAATTTTCGAGTTCAGTGTTCGTATCTCTCAACTAAGCATGTGGCGACACTAATTCCCTTCTCTAAATGTAATGACCTGAGCTGTAGCAGAGTATGAGTTATTTGGTGTTGTTAGCTGGGTTCAAACACCAGCTGATGCCACAAGAAAGAATAACCAACTTTTAAAAGTAGCGGCCACGATTGACTTTCCAATAATAAGCAGCAAGGGACGAGATTAAGCCACGTTGACAACTGGTTGTTATATACAAGACGAAGAGAGAGGAGAGTTTAAACGGATTACAGGTCTCACATTCTTCCCACTCTATTCTCTCTCactcttttcttattcttctctttctttcataCTCTAActtccccttcttcttcttctctaaatTTCTGCAGATCTTCCAGCTATGGAGTCGAGTTACCATTTAGTTAGCTTAGCTTAATTCTGTCTTCTTAGTTTTGTAATTTGATATCCATTTCCGTTTataaaaaaatacagaaaattgTCCCACTTGTTTgcaatttcctttccttattgAATTTAGCTTAGATCCTTCGTCGAACTTgccatttggtatcagagcctcggTTCTGCGACTGTGTGGTGAGAATGGCAAAAGGAACTCGCCTCAAACTCATGGATGACAAACTCGTGAGACATGACGGAATTTTGGAGCAGGTGCTCACCAGCCAACAGGAGTTTCGCGACACACAAACAGGGATTCAAGGAACCCCGGTACTGATTCTCGATAGGTTGACCACTCTAGAAAGGCTTCCCAATAGAGCTCAAGGTGATAATCGTCAAGGTGATGGGATGTTACCTCTGCCAGTTCAAGGATGAGGCCAAACAGAAATCAAAGTGTTCCAGTTCCCCCTCCTAAATGGGAATTACCCAGATTTGAAGGACAAGAACCCAAGGTATGGATTCGAAAATGTGAAAAATATTTCAATTTATAGGACTCCAGACAATCAAAGAGTAGAGGCAGCTGCACTTTATTTGAATGGGTTGGATGAAACTTGGTATCACTCCCTCACATTGAGTATGGGAGAGATCACTTGGGCTGAGTTTAAGGAAGAATTGATCTGTATGTTTGGGGATGTAGTGATGGATGACATAGTGGAGGAATTCAATAAACTAAGTCAAATTGCTACTGTGGATGAGTTTCTGGGAAAGTTTGAGGATATGAAGGCTCAGATGTTAATCAGGAATCCTCATCTTGATGAATCTTATTTTATCTCTAGCTTCATAGGAGCTCTGAAGGAAGAAATTCGATTTGGAGTGAAGTTGTTCAAGCCTACTACACTGAAGTTTGCTATTGAACAAGCTAGGCTACAAGAGATGGCTATAGAAGCTGCACAAAAGAAGAATAAAGCTAGTGTTAGACCACCAGCTGTTGGAAGCAGTACCACCAGTGCCAAAACAACAATGAACCCTGTTGTTAAGCCTAATGCATTCAGGCTTAGTCCTGAAGTTTATGAGTATAGGAGAAACAATCATCTGTGCTTTAGATGTGGGAAAAGATACACACCAGGTCACCAATGCAAGAAGAAGCAGTTGAATTGTTTGTTGGGAGAGGTGGAAGTTGCTCGAGAATGCCCTAATGATAATGAGGATCCCTACCTTGCTGACTTAATAATTGAAGGAGATATGGAGCAGGTTGTGCATGAAGTTGTATGTATGAGTGCATTATCAGAGAATAACCAAGGAGTTAACATCATCTTGGTCAAGGGCTCTGCCAAAAATAGGAACCTAGCATTGCTCATTGATTCTGGCAGTACTCACAGTTTTATAGATGAAAACACTGTTAAAGAGGCTGGTTATCAGGCCACTTACTGTCCACTAGTGAGAGTGATAATTACTGATGGCAATTATGTCATGTGTACCTCTCACTGTAAAGATTTTATGTGGAAAATGCAGGGCATACCTTTCAAAGAAGATTTGTTTATCATTCCATTAGGTGACTGTGACATTGTTCTAGGAAACGACTGGATGAAGACACACAATCCCACTAAATTTGACCATGAGAAGAACTGTGTTACCATTGGGAGAAAAGGGAATAAGATGGTGTTGCATGGTATTCCAGAAGAAGGCAAGTTAAATATGATCTCCAGTAGAACTATGGGCAGGGTGATTAAGAAGGGGCAAGCACTTCTAGCTCATTTATTCATGATGAACTCAGTGGTGGCCACCAGACAAGATCAAGTGGAAGAAGCTATCCTAGCAGTACTAGAACAGTATGATGATGTGTTTACTGAGCCTAAGTCActacctcctactagaacactGGACCACTCAATTCCTCTCAAACCTAGTGCCATGCTTGTGAGTTTGAGGCCCTGCGGGTACAACTATTATCACAAGAATGAACTATATATGCAtgtctgtaatgacccggctggtcgttttgagtattatagagTGGTATCTGGATtacctttcaaatcacaatcatttaAATATACACTCAAGTGggaacattttatttccttaacacttttgcCCCTCTATGTGGTCTCCTCGACTTACGGACTTCGCAATAACACATTAACGGAGATAATTTCAACTCTCGGACTtttctaacaaggatagcaaacttgtctgaaaaattatttggaggtccgaggtggaattaggcttgaaatgccgaaagttgaatttttgaaaagtttgaccagggggttgactttttgatatgggagtcggaatccaattatgaaaattgaaatacctctgttatttcatttatgacttgtgtgtaaaatttgaggtcaatcagacttgatttgatatgttctggcgtcgtttgtggaaaattgaaatttcaaagttcattaggcttgaattggggtatgattcatggttttagtgttatttgaggtgatttgagggttcaactaagttcgtatgatgttttaggacttgttggtatgtttggttgatgtcccggggggctcgagtgagttccggggagttaacagatcatttttggccttggtgagattgctcaTATCTGTTGTTGCGTTCTTCTAATTTCCtctttcgcattcgcgagagggacctcgcgttcgcgaagagttttTTTGAGTGGTGAGATTTTGTTCTTCGTATTCGCAAAggggaggacgcgaacgcgaaggtatggtatgagtgtgcatcgcgaacgcgggagtggtgtcgcgttcgcaaagaggaatGAGGCAATTGGGGACCCCAAGTCCTtattctatgcgttcgcgaggtgGTGGTCGCATTCGTGAAGGTTTGAGttggtaaagcttcgcgttcgtgaagggtgagattggtaaagcttcgcgttcgcgaagccatggtcgcgttcgcgaagggttaaattctgggcagtcgagttgtgcttcgcgaacgcgaaggacctgtcgcgttcgcggagaaaagaggtctggacagaaagtttaagttccaaaaatgggactttgtcccatttttcatttttaatgatttggaaCTCGAATTGAGatgatatttgggagattttcagagaaaataacggggtaagtgttcttaactcaatattggttaaattacttgaatccatggttgtttttattgtttaataggtgaactaaattggaaaattgtgaaaaccctcttggtttaatttggagatttgagagtcgagttgatatcgtatttgagtaaaatttgtatggttagactcgtggttgaatgggcttccagattttgtaacttttgtcgagttccgagacatggtccccacggcgatttttgagctaaattttggatttttatggaaaattagcattttcttatgaaattaattccaatgaattttattgactaaaacaaattatttttgactagattcgaggtgtttggaggcaaattcatgaggcaaaggcttagcggaataagaatttcacggtttgaggtaagtaacagttataaatctggtcctgagggtatgaaaccccgggtttttgtatcatgtgattattttggaagtgatgcacatgctaggtgacgggcgtgtgggcgtgcaccgaggggattgtgacttggtccgtcccgtgaaactataaacttgaataacttgttgttagatatgtgctctctatgtgttgtggaaatttgactataaaccatgtttaggctatatgttggtattgttgggacccacagaggtcgtgtacatgttgaactatctgcttaattgttgttttgtactcagtcacagtttacttgattattttatctcagtctctattgttcattattgatgcatcatatcattgttctttgggctgatttcatgatttctgagagcccgagagactggagagatttatgactgagcgaggtcgagggcctgattgtgagatattatattgtagcacatgagttgtccgtgcagcacgtgagttgtccgtgcagattatagcgcttgggctgtaggagcccctccggagtatgtacacccctagtaagcgcgagtacccattgagtgtgagtgttgagggctgggagcccagtgggtgattgttgt
The nucleotide sequence above comes from Nicotiana tabacum cultivar K326 chromosome 12, ASM71507v2, whole genome shotgun sequence. Encoded proteins:
- the LOC107770617 gene encoding uncharacterized protein LOC107770617, producing the protein MMINFQGLSKQKSPQVLFEDAFPAADPGTLEQLKELSSRRRAIESINQNSFVTEAIAREMSGGLTSRCEQNIQKVEQYLPLLGNLMHHVNLVGDNPKMVRWISDLKIRWSSALTSSSFFQLNGPKFYQMDNFHSELAMTLFVLGALFRDRALEVLSTDLVQSASFLRKAAGVYHHIAQDVLPCLQPALAQERPPESVISVCTAVTLVCLAEAQAVSVRKAEQKGNTGGLLAKLHYGVCKFLEEAIHTLHSATKQCNDISSCLMDYIITSKMLHELLSYKYLAESLKIEGQIGFAIGALRHVIQNAEKHIPREESWRLVRKQLIDDLTGRLRKCERENEFVWHEKILMHDELPVPQGVKIVSPIPYQPQKWERTLVFKI
- the LOC142167313 gene encoding uncharacterized protein LOC142167313, encoding MAKGTRLKLMDDKLVRHDGILEQVLTSQQEFRDTQTGIQGTPVLILDRLTTLERLPNRAQGDNRQDLKDKNPRYGFENVKNISIYRTPDNQRVEAAALYLNGLDETWYHSLTLSMGEITWAEFKEELICMFGDVVMDDIVEEFNKLSQIATVDEFLGKFEDMKAQMLIRNPHLDESYFISSFIGALKEEIRFGVKLFKPTTLKFAIEQARLQEMAIEAAQKKNKASVRPPAVGSSTTSAKTTMNPVVKPNAFRLSPEVYEYRRNNHLCFRCGKRYTPGHQCKKKQLNCLLGEVEVARECPNDNEDPYLADLIIEGDMEQVVHEVVCMSALSENNQGVNIILVKGSAKNRNLALLIDSGSTHSFIDENTVKEAGYQATYCPLVRVIITDGNYVMCTSHCKDFMWKMQGIPFKEDLFIIPLGDCDIVLGNDWMKTHNPTKFDHEKNCVTIGRKGNKMVLHGIPEEGKLNMISSRTMGRVIKKGQALLAHLFMMNSVVATRQDQVEEAILAVLEQYDDVFTEPKSLPPTRTLDHSIPLKPSAMLVDLRASYQQTIMKEEDVFKTAFRTHVGHYEFKGMLESLERHVEHLSIVFALLREHSLFAKKSKCSFGQAQIEYLGHVITKEGVSTDPAKIHAMVEWPRPLTDLLKKDSFKWSEEAELAFSALKSAMTSTPVLILADYYKEFTVETDASHSGIGLY